In Desulfosporosinus sp. Sb-LF, a genomic segment contains:
- a CDS encoding NUDIX hydrolase: MSYKTGPYRFCPFCGKPLQESILDDHLRSTCPNCSYIHWGDFSLGVGGVIWHKDKVLLVQRGYNPGKGMWTIPGGYVDHGESIGNAVTREIQEETGIKAKPLSIIALRDQPADKHDAYIIFLMQFLGGNLQSQPEEVSDLGFFSLEECHALPIPSLTLSALQASHSVSQGLVINPDVKLIGTLSELYQIL, from the coding sequence ATGTCTTACAAAACTGGTCCCTATCGTTTTTGCCCGTTTTGTGGTAAACCCCTTCAAGAATCGATCCTTGATGACCACCTTCGAAGCACATGTCCTAACTGTTCCTATATCCACTGGGGAGATTTTTCCCTCGGCGTTGGGGGGGTGATTTGGCACAAGGATAAAGTCCTTCTCGTACAACGTGGATATAATCCTGGTAAAGGAATGTGGACAATTCCAGGAGGATATGTGGATCATGGAGAATCTATTGGAAATGCAGTCACGCGCGAAATTCAAGAGGAAACTGGAATTAAAGCCAAACCACTCTCGATTATTGCCTTGCGAGATCAACCTGCTGATAAACATGATGCCTATATCATTTTCCTTATGCAATTCCTAGGAGGGAACCTTCAATCACAACCAGAGGAAGTCAGTGATCTGGGCTTTTTTTCCTTGGAAGAATGTCATGCCCTTCCTATCCCCTCACTTACCTTAAGTGCTCTCCAAGCCTCTCACTCCGTTTCTCAAGGGCTCGTTATAAATCCTGACGTTAAACTAATCGGCACGTTATCCGAACTCTATCAAATTCTCTAG
- a CDS encoding MFS transporter, producing the protein MNLKRLDIPRAVIVLIIGGFIQSTGNSLMWPLNSLFMHKVLGRTLTDAGTLLAFQSAASLLGQFASGFLADRFGPRKIMMIGLVGAILTVGFIGIFPIWEVYAPALILFGLAQAFIFVPLYALLQIVWPEGGRRGFNLLYVSNNAGVAVGTAIGGMIAQVSFRLVFSLNAAAFLIYLILVSIGISEKSNKPHPPIQAKQKAERLMKDKGFTVLLVLGGGIFFAWGAYIQLVTILPVVMNQLGFSLFSYSVLWTLNGVFIVTLQPLITWVIHTWAKSFTRQFYLASILLSIGYVILLGKLPYVSYIFAMLILTLGEMLILPAVPAAAAQLAPPGKAGAYQGIIGGATSGGRVIGPLLGGMMYDNGGGTSVWALALVFMGASLLMFIIYGKVIQRFHLLQQTH; encoded by the coding sequence TTGAACTTAAAACGTTTAGATATTCCTCGTGCTGTCATCGTCCTAATCATTGGTGGTTTCATCCAGTCAACGGGAAATTCTTTAATGTGGCCTTTGAATAGTCTCTTTATGCATAAAGTCTTGGGACGTACTTTAACAGATGCAGGTACCCTTCTAGCATTTCAATCTGCTGCTTCTCTTTTGGGTCAATTTGCTAGTGGTTTTTTAGCAGACCGTTTTGGACCGAGGAAAATCATGATGATTGGCTTAGTGGGTGCCATTCTTACTGTTGGGTTTATCGGTATTTTTCCTATCTGGGAAGTGTATGCACCTGCCTTGATCCTGTTCGGCTTAGCTCAAGCCTTTATCTTCGTTCCTCTTTATGCTCTCCTACAGATCGTTTGGCCGGAAGGAGGACGGCGGGGTTTTAATCTGCTTTATGTTTCCAATAACGCCGGGGTCGCTGTAGGTACTGCCATCGGAGGAATGATCGCTCAAGTTTCTTTTCGTCTGGTCTTCTCACTGAATGCAGCAGCGTTCTTAATCTATTTGATTTTAGTCTCTATAGGGATTTCCGAAAAAAGTAATAAGCCCCATCCTCCGATTCAGGCAAAGCAGAAAGCCGAGCGGCTGATGAAAGACAAGGGCTTTACAGTACTTCTGGTCTTAGGGGGAGGGATATTCTTTGCCTGGGGTGCTTATATTCAGCTCGTTACAATCTTACCTGTTGTTATGAACCAACTTGGATTTTCTCTTTTTTCTTACAGCGTGCTATGGACCCTCAACGGCGTATTCATCGTCACCTTACAACCTCTTATCACTTGGGTGATCCATACTTGGGCGAAGTCTTTTACGCGGCAATTTTACCTCGCATCCATTCTCTTAAGCATTGGCTACGTCATTTTACTAGGAAAACTTCCGTATGTTTCTTATATCTTTGCTATGCTCATCCTCACCTTGGGTGAGATGCTGATTCTACCGGCGGTTCCCGCAGCGGCTGCTCAACTTGCTCCTCCAGGAAAAGCAGGGGCTTATCAAGGGATTATTGGCGGTGCAACATCGGGTGGTCGGGTGATTGGCCCCTTACTAGGGGGTATGATGTATGACAATGGCGGAGGAACTAGCGTATGGGCGCTTGCCCTCGTTTTCATGGGAGCGTCTTTGCTTATGTTCATTATTTATGGCAAAGTCATCCAACGCTTTCATTTGCTTCAACAGACTCACTAA
- a CDS encoding universal stress protein codes for MFKKILVPTDASEHSRRALRTAIQLAESFQAEVELLHVSYTPQAYWGYTISYGITVTQEQLDENGELALEATLMGMDRAQVVINKRIESGHPVSVILERIKTESIDLVVMGSHGYGPISGSVLGSVSQRVLQRASCPVLIIK; via the coding sequence TTGTTCAAGAAGATTCTCGTTCCTACAGACGCCTCAGAACATTCGCGTCGTGCCTTGAGGACGGCAATCCAGCTAGCCGAGTCCTTTCAAGCCGAGGTGGAACTTCTCCATGTTAGCTATACGCCGCAGGCCTATTGGGGGTATACGATCTCTTATGGAATTACCGTGACGCAAGAACAGCTTGATGAAAACGGAGAACTAGCTCTAGAGGCAACCCTGATGGGAATGGATCGTGCACAGGTTGTTATTAATAAAAGAATTGAGTCCGGACATCCGGTAAGCGTTATTTTAGAACGAATTAAAACGGAATCCATCGATTTGGTTGTGATGGGGAGCCATGGTTACGGACCAATTTCTGGTTCGGTTTTAGGAAGTGTGAGCCAACGGGTGTTACAACGAGCGAGTTGCCCAGTGCTTATCATTAAGTAG
- a CDS encoding RluA family pseudouridine synthase, which translates to MHTPSSELRTKIGKVKQTCLEVTEPAELMKFMLAEIPSKSRNELKSLLAHHQISVDGEVVTKYNHPLEIGQQLVVTWTKVLMEKQPEGLTIVFEDPHIIIVEKRAGLLSIATATEKEQTAYSILSDHVKKRDPKNKIFVLHRLDRETSGVMMFAKSEKIQQLLQNAWKDAVLERSYVVVVEGAVTKEQGTITSWLTESKAYIMYSSRTPNDGQKAVTHYKVLKKNKNYSLLEVKLETGRKNQIRVHMQDIGHSVIGDKKYGAIKHPIGRLGLHARVLAFKHPITGEEVRYETDIPKEFLNLFS; encoded by the coding sequence ATGCATACACCAAGTAGTGAGCTAAGAACCAAGATTGGAAAGGTTAAACAAACATGCCTCGAAGTGACGGAACCAGCCGAGCTGATGAAGTTTATGCTTGCTGAGATTCCCAGTAAAAGTCGTAATGAACTTAAGTCTCTGTTGGCCCATCATCAGATCTCGGTGGATGGCGAAGTTGTGACAAAATATAATCATCCGTTGGAAATCGGTCAACAGCTGGTCGTTACTTGGACTAAAGTGTTGATGGAGAAACAACCTGAAGGGCTAACGATTGTGTTTGAAGATCCCCATATCATCATTGTTGAAAAACGGGCCGGTTTGCTCTCGATTGCTACCGCTACAGAAAAGGAACAAACGGCCTATAGTATTTTAAGTGATCATGTAAAAAAGAGAGATCCTAAGAATAAGATCTTTGTTTTGCATCGTCTCGATCGGGAAACATCTGGGGTCATGATGTTTGCCAAGAGCGAGAAAATACAACAGTTGTTGCAAAATGCCTGGAAGGACGCGGTCTTGGAGAGAAGTTACGTCGTGGTTGTGGAAGGGGCAGTAACCAAGGAGCAAGGAACGATCACCTCTTGGCTAACCGAAAGTAAAGCCTATATTATGTATTCTAGTCGCACTCCGAATGACGGTCAAAAAGCTGTGACACACTATAAGGTTCTCAAGAAAAACAAAAACTACTCTCTCTTAGAAGTGAAACTTGAGACTGGTCGAAAGAATCAAATTCGCGTACATATGCAAGACATTGGACACAGTGTAATTGGGGATAAGAAATATGGAGCGATCAAGCACCCTATTGGTCGATTAGGACTTCATGCTCGTGTCCTTGCCTTTAAACATCCTATAACGGGTGAAGAAGTACGTTATGAGACGGATATTCCTAAGGAATTTCTTAACTTATTTAGCTAA
- a CDS encoding CoA-binding protein — MGILINKNTKVIVQGITGREGSVRTKYMKEYGTKVIGGTSPGKAGELVHEIPVYNTVREIVREQGDIDFSVIFVPGRALKTAVYEAADAGVKNIIPCVEGTPIHDIMDMIAYAKSKGSRILGPGSIGIITPGEAVVGWLGGNKEWANKFFQKGNIGVFSRSGGQSGTIPWLLREGGFGVSTVIHTGTEPVLGSSMADLLPMFEADPETAGVAVYAEIGGTQEEECAEVIAAGQFTKPFVVYVAGAWAPEGQRFSHASNIVERGRGSAKSKMEAITKAGGFVAETPTDIPIILKEKIKA, encoded by the coding sequence ATGGGCATTTTGATCAATAAAAATACCAAGGTAATCGTCCAAGGGATCACCGGTCGGGAAGGATCCGTACGGACAAAGTACATGAAAGAATACGGTACCAAAGTAATCGGTGGAACTAGTCCAGGAAAAGCTGGAGAATTGGTTCATGAGATTCCGGTTTACAACACCGTAAGAGAAATCGTCCGTGAGCAAGGGGATATCGACTTCAGTGTTATCTTTGTACCTGGTCGAGCCTTGAAAACAGCTGTTTACGAAGCAGCCGACGCAGGCGTCAAAAATATTATTCCTTGCGTTGAAGGTACTCCAATTCATGACATTATGGATATGATTGCTTATGCTAAATCTAAAGGATCGAGGATCCTAGGACCTGGGTCCATCGGAATTATTACACCAGGAGAAGCGGTTGTTGGCTGGCTCGGTGGGAATAAAGAATGGGCTAATAAATTCTTCCAAAAAGGCAACATTGGCGTATTTTCACGGAGTGGTGGTCAATCTGGAACCATTCCCTGGCTTCTCAGAGAAGGCGGATTTGGTGTAAGTACGGTCATTCATACGGGCACTGAACCTGTACTCGGTAGTTCCATGGCAGATCTGTTGCCCATGTTTGAAGCAGATCCGGAAACCGCGGGAGTTGCGGTCTATGCTGAAATTGGCGGAACTCAAGAAGAGGAATGTGCTGAAGTTATCGCTGCAGGTCAATTCACGAAGCCTTTCGTGGTCTATGTAGCAGGTGCTTGGGCTCCAGAAGGCCAGCGCTTCTCCCATGCTTCAAACATTGTTGAACGTGGACGTGGATCCGCAAAGAGCAAGATGGAAGCCATCACAAAAGCTGGCGGATTTGTTGCTGAAACTCCAACGGATATTCCGATCATCTTAAAAGAGAAGATCAAAGCTTAA
- a CDS encoding methyl-accepting chemotaxis protein codes for MNLAQAVEIAPFMENFYDEAISVYVFSPEEVIFALNHETLNLGLQDGEPALKYENTISVRCMREKRRLVARVPLEKSQFGISYVAITNPLWNDGELEGVISVAISDKRYDALKKVGIELSELVKSSHNASEELSATSEELAATARNMEGNTSVAKEGLEKINGISQDIRRISAQTSILGLNASIEAARAGDKGRGFAVVAEEVRKLSEGAKQSALAISEDIIEVNDTVSHLIEYIMQLAIVSENQAMDVVNLTKSLGEISKLAEDLVSHGEAK; via the coding sequence ATGAACCTAGCACAAGCAGTAGAGATTGCTCCCTTTATGGAAAACTTCTATGATGAGGCTATTTCTGTATATGTCTTTAGTCCTGAAGAGGTGATTTTCGCTCTTAATCATGAAACTCTTAATTTAGGTTTGCAGGATGGTGAACCTGCATTAAAGTATGAAAATACGATAAGTGTGAGGTGCATGAGAGAGAAGAGGAGACTTGTGGCGCGAGTACCGCTGGAAAAATCTCAGTTTGGCATCTCATATGTTGCAATCACGAATCCTCTGTGGAACGACGGCGAGCTTGAAGGGGTAATATCCGTGGCTATTTCCGATAAGCGATATGATGCCTTGAAAAAGGTTGGCATAGAATTATCAGAACTTGTAAAGAGTAGTCATAATGCGTCTGAAGAACTTTCTGCTACAAGTGAGGAATTGGCGGCTACGGCAAGGAATATGGAGGGAAACACTTCCGTTGCGAAGGAAGGATTAGAAAAGATCAATGGAATATCCCAAGATATCCGGAGAATCTCTGCTCAAACCAGTATTTTGGGATTGAATGCATCGATTGAAGCAGCAAGAGCGGGAGATAAGGGCAGGGGATTTGCAGTGGTTGCGGAGGAAGTCCGAAAACTATCTGAGGGCGCAAAACAGTCCGCGTTGGCCATTTCTGAGGATATAATTGAGGTTAATGATACGGTGAGTCACTTAATTGAGTACATCATGCAGTTGGCGATTGTAAGTGAGAATCAAGCAATGGATGTCGTGAATCTGACAAAATCGCTGGGCGAGATATCCAAGCTGGCTGAAGACCTTGTGTCCCATGGAGAGGCAAAATAA
- a CDS encoding malic enzyme-like NAD(P)-binding protein: MGLREDALKLHKDNKGKIAVVSKVPVRNGDDLSLAYSPGVAEPCLDIAKDPALVNVYTNRANLVAVVSTGSAVLGLGNIGARAAMPVMEGKGILFKTFGNVDAFPICLETKDSDKVVEVVKLMEPTFGGINLEDIKAPECFYIEEKLKEIYDGPVFHDDQHGTAVVTMAGLVNALKVVKKDLKDVKIVVNGAGAAGMAIVKLLMSMGLQNVIMLDTKGTIYEGRPEGMNKYKDEIALKTNRELLKGNLADALKGADVFVGVSGANLVSQEMVKSMAENPIVFAQANPVPEIWPAEAKEAGAEVVGTGRSDYPNQVNNVLAFPGIFRGTIDAGATAINEEMKVAAAYAIANIVSDAELNADYVIPAAFDLRVGPAVAAAVAKAAMDTGVATLTVDPAEVAENLRKFYEGK; encoded by the coding sequence ATGGGTCTACGTGAAGATGCGCTGAAACTCCATAAAGATAATAAAGGCAAGATTGCTGTAGTCAGTAAAGTGCCAGTTCGTAACGGTGATGATTTGAGCTTAGCTTACTCTCCAGGTGTAGCAGAGCCTTGTCTGGATATTGCCAAAGACCCTGCTTTGGTAAACGTCTATACTAACCGTGCAAACTTAGTGGCTGTTGTATCCACAGGTTCCGCAGTGTTAGGTCTCGGAAACATCGGCGCTCGTGCTGCCATGCCTGTTATGGAAGGGAAAGGGATTCTCTTTAAAACGTTTGGCAATGTTGATGCTTTCCCAATTTGTCTAGAAACCAAAGATAGTGACAAAGTGGTTGAAGTGGTTAAATTAATGGAGCCTACCTTTGGCGGAATCAATCTAGAAGATATCAAGGCTCCTGAGTGCTTCTATATTGAGGAAAAACTCAAAGAGATTTATGACGGACCTGTCTTCCATGATGATCAACACGGCACAGCTGTTGTTACGATGGCGGGTTTGGTTAATGCTTTGAAAGTGGTTAAAAAGGACCTGAAAGACGTAAAAATTGTTGTCAACGGTGCAGGCGCCGCTGGTATGGCAATTGTTAAACTCTTGATGAGTATGGGACTTCAAAACGTTATTATGTTGGATACCAAAGGTACGATCTATGAAGGACGTCCTGAAGGTATGAATAAGTACAAAGATGAGATTGCCCTCAAAACCAACCGTGAATTACTTAAAGGTAATTTAGCGGATGCTTTAAAAGGCGCTGACGTTTTTGTTGGCGTTTCTGGTGCTAATCTTGTTTCGCAAGAAATGGTTAAATCTATGGCTGAGAACCCAATCGTCTTCGCGCAAGCCAATCCTGTTCCAGAAATCTGGCCAGCAGAAGCTAAAGAAGCCGGGGCTGAAGTCGTTGGCACTGGGCGGTCTGACTATCCGAATCAGGTCAACAACGTTTTGGCATTCCCGGGGATTTTCCGTGGAACAATTGATGCCGGCGCGACCGCGATCAATGAAGAGATGAAAGTGGCTGCTGCTTATGCTATTGCTAACATTGTAAGTGATGCTGAGCTGAATGCAGACTATGTTATCCCTGCAGCCTTTGACTTGCGTGTAGGTCCTGCGGTAGCAGCTGCAGTTGCAAAAGCTGCTATGGATACGGGGGTTGCTACTCTTACAGTGGATCCTGCGGAAGTTGCAGAAAACCTACGTAAATTTTACGAAGGAAAGTAA
- a CDS encoding Xaa-Pro peptidase family protein → MKLPLMELQDRVSEFQVSLQKKGLEGALLVQRADTLYYTGTAQNVHAYIPKEGKPLVMAYRDFNRAQQESAWGVIPLTGMSKIPQYIQGAGLSLPKRLGLELDVLPVNNFERYRKLFPDALLVDISTEIRLQRAVKSAWEIARLEESAQIYPLVLEFAKEVLHVGMTEVELEGLLEGKARALGHGAHVRMRGFNSEFHLGAITSGARATEASCFDGPVVGQGISIAHPCGGSMAQIQAGEPIVIDMVTVVHGYQIDQTRILSLGPVSEELEKAYEVALEIEEKVRCALIPGREAGEVYEEILAWVRENTPYEQNFMGYGKSRVRFVGHGVGLDLDELPTISKGAKEVLKAGMVVAIEPKLVFPGVGVVGIEDTVVIETEKGARYLSQIPRELMVVKF, encoded by the coding sequence ATGAAACTACCCCTAATGGAATTGCAAGACCGAGTTTCCGAGTTTCAAGTTAGTTTGCAGAAGAAAGGACTTGAGGGGGCTTTATTGGTTCAACGGGCAGACACCTTGTATTATACAGGAACCGCTCAAAATGTGCATGCTTATATTCCAAAGGAAGGAAAGCCCCTTGTCATGGCCTATCGTGATTTCAACAGAGCTCAGCAAGAAAGTGCTTGGGGGGTTATTCCCCTGACGGGCATGTCTAAGATACCTCAATATATTCAGGGAGCAGGGCTCTCTCTGCCGAAACGATTGGGACTGGAACTAGATGTTCTCCCAGTCAACAACTTTGAACGTTATCGTAAACTATTTCCGGACGCCTTATTGGTCGATATATCTACTGAGATTCGTTTGCAGAGAGCGGTGAAGTCGGCTTGGGAAATTGCGCGACTTGAAGAGAGTGCTCAAATCTACCCCCTAGTTCTAGAGTTTGCCAAGGAAGTCCTTCACGTGGGGATGACGGAGGTTGAGTTAGAGGGATTATTAGAAGGCAAGGCACGGGCGCTTGGACATGGTGCCCATGTTCGGATGCGTGGTTTTAACTCCGAATTTCATCTTGGTGCCATCACTTCAGGAGCAAGGGCCACAGAGGCCAGCTGTTTTGATGGGCCAGTCGTAGGACAAGGCATCTCGATCGCTCATCCCTGTGGCGGATCAATGGCTCAGATTCAAGCAGGTGAACCGATTGTCATAGACATGGTGACAGTCGTTCATGGTTATCAGATTGACCAAACCCGAATCTTAAGTCTCGGGCCAGTGTCAGAAGAACTAGAAAAGGCCTATGAAGTGGCCCTAGAGATCGAAGAGAAAGTCCGCTGTGCCTTAATCCCAGGGAGGGAGGCAGGCGAAGTTTATGAGGAAATTCTAGCATGGGTTCGTGAAAATACGCCTTATGAGCAAAATTTCATGGGTTATGGGAAAAGCAGGGTGCGTTTTGTCGGACATGGGGTGGGGCTGGACCTTGATGAACTCCCGACCATTAGCAAGGGAGCAAAAGAGGTGTTAAAAGCCGGAATGGTGGTCGCCATCGAACCGAAATTGGTATTCCCAGGTGTTGGCGTAGTTGGGATAGAAGATACTGTTGTCATCGAGACGGAAAAGGGCGCAAGATATTTATCCCAAATTCCCCGGGAATTAATGGTAGTTAAATTTTAG
- a CDS encoding nitrous oxide-stimulated promoter family protein yields MSNRLEREKTTVQMMLRLYCKNHHHTADGLCSECQGLSDYAMTRLAHCKFGDRKPTCGKCIVHCYKPEMRMRIIEVMRYSGPKMLFVHPIASIRHLIDGRRNGHR; encoded by the coding sequence ATGTCGAATAGGTTAGAGCGTGAAAAGACGACGGTGCAAATGATGCTCAGGTTATATTGCAAAAATCATCACCACACTGCCGATGGATTGTGTTCGGAATGCCAAGGATTATCTGATTATGCTATGACCCGCCTTGCCCATTGTAAGTTTGGTGATCGTAAACCGACCTGTGGTAAATGTATAGTACATTGTTATAAGCCGGAAATGCGTATGAGAATTATTGAGGTTATGCGATATTCAGGCCCTAAGATGCTTTTTGTCCATCCGATTGCTTCGATTCGGCATTTAATAGACGGACGTAGAAATGGGCATCGATAG
- a CDS encoding CoA ester lyase codes for MTIMRSVMYIPGNNPKMVAKAPEFPADIVTLDLEDSVPPAEKEAARQIVRENLIYAGTGGAEVYVRINNWETELTNDDLEAIVYEGLSGVTLAKTGCAADVQRLDWKLEELERRRGLKVGTVKISMLLETAKGIINAAECCLASPRNVNAIFGAVDYCRDMRVKLTNAAVEQQYGRAHVAVACRAARIVAIDAPFVDFKNIEAFENNVAEGRQMGYEGRMIIHPGQIEPSNRMYAPDPADVEWATGVVKVFEEEGIAKGKASVSYNGKMVDTPVYLNAQDIIAAQAEIDAKMAKA; via the coding sequence ATGACAATTATGAGATCAGTTATGTATATTCCTGGTAACAATCCTAAAATGGTGGCAAAGGCTCCTGAGTTCCCTGCCGACATCGTGACTCTTGACCTCGAAGATTCCGTCCCACCAGCAGAGAAAGAAGCTGCTCGTCAAATCGTGCGCGAAAACCTGATCTATGCTGGCACTGGTGGAGCTGAAGTCTATGTTCGTATCAACAACTGGGAAACAGAATTGACCAACGATGACCTCGAAGCAATTGTCTATGAAGGTCTTAGCGGAGTAACCTTGGCTAAAACCGGTTGTGCCGCGGACGTACAACGCCTCGATTGGAAACTGGAAGAACTCGAACGCCGTCGTGGATTAAAAGTAGGGACCGTTAAGATCTCCATGCTTCTAGAAACTGCTAAAGGAATTATTAACGCTGCAGAGTGCTGCTTGGCCAGCCCACGTAACGTTAACGCTATCTTTGGTGCAGTAGACTATTGCCGGGATATGCGCGTTAAATTAACCAATGCCGCCGTTGAACAACAATATGGTCGTGCACATGTAGCGGTTGCTTGCCGTGCAGCAAGAATTGTAGCGATTGATGCACCTTTCGTTGACTTCAAAAACATTGAAGCCTTCGAAAACAACGTTGCTGAAGGACGTCAAATGGGTTATGAAGGCCGCATGATTATCCATCCAGGACAAATCGAGCCTTCCAACCGTATGTACGCTCCAGATCCTGCTGATGTTGAATGGGCTACTGGCGTTGTTAAAGTCTTTGAAGAAGAGGGTATTGCTAAAGGTAAAGCATCTGTTTCTTACAACGGCAAAATGGTTGACACACCAGTTTACCTTAATGCTCAAGATATCATTGCTGCTCAAGCTGAAATTGATGCTAAAATGGCAAAAGCTTAA
- the rbr gene encoding rubrerythrin, whose translation MNFHETETFKNLSNAFAGESQARNRYSFFGGVAKKEGYQHIQAIFEETAANEREHAQVFYKLLVAHTQDATQIIHVDADYPLVYKDTVTNLRAAAAGEREEWAEIYSKFGTIAEKEGFPDIAKAFKTIAEVEKHHMERFEHYADGIANGTIFKKDKPTAWKCTNCGYIHEGPEAPDVCPACAHPQGYFEEIQKS comes from the coding sequence ATGAATTTCCATGAAACAGAAACATTTAAAAACCTGAGCAATGCTTTCGCTGGGGAGTCTCAAGCACGCAATCGGTATTCGTTTTTTGGGGGTGTTGCTAAGAAAGAAGGGTATCAACACATTCAGGCCATTTTTGAGGAGACAGCCGCCAACGAAAGGGAGCATGCACAAGTTTTCTATAAACTTTTAGTGGCTCATACGCAAGATGCAACCCAAATCATTCATGTCGATGCAGATTACCCTCTGGTATACAAAGATACCGTGACTAATCTAAGGGCAGCGGCAGCTGGAGAACGAGAAGAGTGGGCTGAAATTTATTCAAAGTTTGGGACAATTGCCGAAAAGGAAGGTTTCCCTGACATTGCTAAGGCCTTTAAAACAATAGCCGAAGTTGAAAAGCACCATATGGAACGTTTTGAACATTATGCGGATGGGATTGCCAACGGGACGATCTTCAAGAAGGACAAGCCTACCGCCTGGAAATGCACCAACTGTGGATACATCCATGAAGGACCGGAAGCTCCAGACGTCTGTCCAGCCTGTGCGCATCCTCAGGGATATTTCGAAGAGATCCAAAAGTCGTAA
- a CDS encoding ATP-grasp domain-containing protein, which yields MAKFLEYQGKEWLRKAGLPVPQGRVASTSEEAKQIAEEIGKGVAVKGQVQAGGRGKAGIVKLVNTPDEAAAAATEIFAKSVKGLPVRKVLVEEKLDIKKEYYCSFVVNGAREARSPMLMFSTEGGMDIESVPEELLFKVNIDPINGLQSYDALDVCARAGIPAHELSKFASFLSKLSKAYKKYDCQTLEINPFIMTGSGELICADCKMEIDNSSVGRHPEFGIAIARDLPGEPTELDLIGWSIEETDARGTGFLMNMGYDEVSPGHIGYHPIGGGSAMMGLDALNQVGLKPANYADTSGNPVGSKIYRVAKSVLSQPNIDGYLLGGFMMANQEQWHHAHAIVKVLREVLPTQKPGLPCVLLLCGNREDESLEILKKGLEDLMTSDGPGKRIEIYGKEHVTDTKFIGQRLLALSKDYRAEKDAQGK from the coding sequence ATGGCAAAATTTCTAGAATACCAAGGAAAAGAATGGCTGAGAAAAGCGGGTCTGCCGGTACCACAAGGCCGCGTCGCTTCAACCTCAGAAGAAGCCAAACAGATTGCTGAGGAGATCGGCAAGGGTGTAGCAGTTAAGGGACAGGTTCAAGCTGGAGGACGTGGTAAAGCAGGTATTGTTAAATTAGTGAACACGCCGGACGAAGCAGCAGCTGCTGCTACCGAAATTTTCGCTAAATCCGTTAAAGGATTACCTGTACGCAAGGTACTCGTCGAGGAAAAGCTCGATATTAAAAAAGAGTATTATTGTTCGTTCGTTGTCAACGGAGCTAGAGAAGCTCGTTCCCCCATGTTGATGTTCAGCACCGAGGGTGGAATGGATATCGAAAGTGTTCCTGAGGAATTGCTTTTCAAAGTAAATATCGATCCTATCAATGGGTTACAGTCTTATGACGCATTAGATGTGTGTGCACGAGCTGGTATCCCGGCTCATGAGCTCAGTAAGTTTGCAAGTTTTCTCTCCAAACTCTCAAAGGCTTATAAAAAATATGACTGTCAAACACTTGAGATCAACCCGTTTATCATGACCGGAAGTGGCGAGCTGATTTGTGCGGATTGTAAGATGGAAATTGATAACAGTTCAGTAGGACGACATCCGGAATTCGGAATTGCTATTGCTCGTGACTTGCCTGGCGAGCCCACAGAGCTAGATCTTATTGGTTGGAGCATTGAAGAAACTGATGCTCGTGGCACAGGCTTCCTTATGAATATGGGCTATGATGAAGTGAGCCCAGGCCATATTGGTTACCATCCTATTGGTGGTGGCTCAGCAATGATGGGTCTGGATGCTTTGAATCAAGTAGGCCTCAAACCGGCAAACTATGCTGACACCAGTGGTAACCCAGTAGGATCAAAGATTTACCGTGTAGCCAAGAGCGTTCTTTCCCAGCCCAATATTGATGGTTATCTGCTTGGCGGATTCATGATGGCCAATCAGGAACAGTGGCATCATGCTCATGCGATCGTCAAGGTACTCAGAGAAGTACTTCCCACTCAAAAGCCCGGATTGCCCTGTGTCCTGCTCCTCTGTGGTAACAGGGAAGACGAATCTCTAGAAATTCTCAAGAAGGGTCTAGAAGACCTTATGACATCCGATGGACCTGGCAAGAGAATCGAGATTTATGGCAAAGAACATGTAACAGATACAAAATTTATTGGACAAAGACTCTTGGCGCTGAGCAAAGACTATCGCGCTGAGAAAGATGCACAAGGAAAGTAG